The following are encoded together in the Pseudodesulfovibrio indicus genome:
- a CDS encoding penicillin-binding protein 1A, whose amino-acid sequence MKKFLKIFGIVVLVCFLLGIGGAIAVYQWAAKDLPGFKNITDYNPPLVTTVYAKDNQVLGYFYKEKRFLVTLDQMSEWVPKAFLAAEDASFYQHDGVDMTAIVRAFKANLMAGRTKQGGSTITQQVIKRLLLTSERSYERKLKEAILAFRLENYLTKEEILTIYLNHIFLGAHSYGVEAASRTYFAKHAKDLTIAQAAMIAGLPQAPTRYNPYQNFDLARQRQEYVLGQMRRLGWITDAQYEEAMAEPIELKSMDDPSWQTGAYYLEEVRRWLIDQYGEDAVYNGGLTVTTPCDLKHQAAAEKALRRGLIDSAKRRGWLGPEGHFTPADEPAVLAEGPQSTEGITDKDRLMKAFVTSVSQDKATVKFGRFRGEIPVKAMWWVREPDPKKSHEDAPDPTDARKVLKKGDVVWVTVAEAPKKEDGVWMLDLEREPKVEGGLVSMKPDTGEVLALVGGYSFGKSQFNRATQAKRQPGSAFKPIVYSAAIDNGFTAASIVLDAPIVYANDAEGKLWRPENYEGSFEGPTLLRTALVKSKNLCTIRVAQRIGIRTIIDRARAMGLESDFPPDLSVSLGSSVVTLMNLCEAYTTFPRGGSYIKPRTVLSVKSAWGEELFSSKPETVDAISPQTAYIMATLMKQVVQYGTGWRARVLGRPLAGKTGTSNMEQDAWYMGYAPYLLTGVYVGFDELTPMGKWETGSRAASPIWVDYRKQVEDDYPYEDFTQPPGIVMVRVDGKTGKLATPSSSEEYFLPFKVGSEPTETAPSSGANGEGPASDDDLFKQTF is encoded by the coding sequence ATGAAAAAATTTCTCAAGATATTCGGCATCGTGGTCCTGGTCTGTTTCCTCCTCGGCATCGGCGGCGCCATCGCCGTCTACCAGTGGGCCGCCAAGGACCTTCCCGGCTTCAAGAACATCACCGATTACAATCCGCCCCTGGTGACCACGGTTTACGCCAAGGACAACCAGGTGCTCGGCTACTTCTACAAGGAGAAGCGGTTCCTGGTCACCCTGGACCAGATGAGCGAGTGGGTCCCCAAGGCGTTCCTGGCCGCCGAGGACGCCAGCTTCTACCAGCACGACGGGGTGGACATGACCGCCATCGTCCGCGCCTTCAAGGCCAACCTCATGGCCGGGCGCACCAAGCAGGGAGGCTCGACCATCACCCAGCAGGTGATCAAGCGGCTGCTCCTGACCTCCGAGCGCAGCTACGAGCGCAAGCTCAAGGAGGCCATCCTCGCCTTCCGTCTGGAGAACTACCTGACCAAGGAAGAGATCCTGACCATCTACCTGAACCACATCTTCCTCGGGGCGCACTCCTACGGCGTGGAGGCCGCCTCCCGCACCTATTTCGCCAAGCACGCCAAGGACCTGACCATAGCCCAGGCGGCCATGATCGCCGGGCTGCCCCAGGCTCCCACGCGCTACAATCCGTACCAGAATTTTGATCTCGCCCGGCAGCGCCAGGAATACGTCCTCGGCCAGATGCGCCGGCTCGGATGGATCACCGACGCCCAGTACGAGGAGGCCATGGCCGAGCCCATCGAGCTCAAGTCCATGGACGACCCGTCCTGGCAGACCGGCGCCTACTACCTTGAGGAGGTCCGCCGCTGGCTCATCGACCAGTACGGCGAGGACGCGGTCTACAACGGCGGCCTGACCGTCACCACCCCGTGCGACCTGAAGCATCAGGCCGCCGCGGAAAAGGCGCTGCGGCGCGGGCTGATCGATTCGGCCAAGCGGCGCGGCTGGCTCGGCCCCGAAGGCCATTTCACTCCGGCGGACGAACCCGCCGTCCTGGCCGAAGGTCCCCAGTCCACCGAGGGGATAACGGACAAGGACCGGCTGATGAAGGCGTTCGTCACCTCCGTCTCCCAGGACAAGGCCACGGTCAAATTCGGCCGGTTCAGGGGCGAGATTCCGGTCAAGGCCATGTGGTGGGTGCGCGAACCCGATCCCAAGAAGAGCCATGAGGACGCCCCCGACCCGACCGACGCCCGCAAGGTGCTCAAGAAGGGCGACGTGGTCTGGGTCACGGTGGCCGAAGCTCCCAAGAAGGAGGACGGCGTCTGGATGCTCGACCTGGAGCGCGAGCCCAAGGTGGAGGGCGGCTTGGTCTCCATGAAGCCCGATACCGGCGAGGTCCTGGCCCTGGTGGGCGGCTATTCCTTCGGCAAGAGCCAGTTCAACCGGGCCACCCAGGCCAAGCGCCAGCCCGGCTCCGCGTTCAAGCCCATCGTCTATTCCGCGGCCATCGACAACGGCTTCACCGCCGCCTCCATCGTGCTCGACGCGCCCATCGTCTACGCCAATGACGCCGAGGGCAAGCTGTGGCGGCCCGAGAACTACGAGGGGTCCTTCGAGGGCCCGACCCTGCTGCGCACCGCCCTGGTCAAGTCCAAGAACCTGTGCACCATCCGCGTGGCCCAGAGGATCGGCATCCGGACCATCATCGACCGCGCCAGGGCCATGGGCCTGGAGTCCGATTTTCCGCCGGACCTCTCCGTGTCCCTGGGCTCGTCCGTGGTCACGCTCATGAATCTGTGCGAGGCGTACACCACCTTCCCGCGCGGCGGCTCCTACATCAAGCCGCGCACGGTCCTGTCCGTGAAATCCGCCTGGGGAGAGGAACTTTTCTCCTCCAAACCGGAGACTGTGGACGCCATCAGCCCCCAGACCGCGTACATCATGGCCACCCTGATGAAGCAGGTGGTCCAGTACGGCACCGGCTGGCGGGCGCGGGTGCTGGGCAGGCCCCTGGCGGGCAAGACCGGCACCTCCAACATGGAGCAGGACGCCTGGTACATGGGCTACGCCCCGTACCTCCTGACCGGCGTGTACGTCGGCTTCGACGAGCTGACTCCCATGGGCAAGTGGGAGACCGGTTCGCGCGCGGCCAGCCCCATCTGGGTGGACTACCGCAAGCAGGTCGAGGATGATTATCCCTACGAGGACTTCACCCAGCCGCCGGGAATTGTTATGGTCCGCGTGGACGGCAAGACCGGAAAGCTGGCCACCCCGTCCTCGTCGGAGGAATACTTCCTGCCGTTCAAGGTGGGTTCCGAGCCCACGGAGACGGCACCGTCCTCCGGCGCCAACGGGGAGGGACCGGCCTCCGACGACGACCTGTTCAAGCAAACCTTCTAG
- a CDS encoding PhzF family phenazine biosynthesis protein, translating to MELELYQVDAFAEGVFSGNPAAVMPLYEWLSDELMQRIAMENNLSETAFFVRKGEYFELRWFTPELEIDLCGHATLASAHVLYEYLDYTDPVVVFETRSGRLFVDREGDLYSMDFPAWPCSGIQVTERVAKALGARPAELYMGSRDMMAVFESEDQIRALAPDFRLVAQLDGMCLICTAPGLDHDFVSRVFVPEVNIPEDPVTGSAHCTLVPYWAKRLGKSKLLSYQASARGGLLQCEDLGDRVKIAGKAVTYMKGTVIL from the coding sequence ATGGAATTGGAACTGTACCAGGTAGATGCATTCGCAGAGGGCGTGTTCAGCGGCAATCCCGCCGCGGTCATGCCGCTTTACGAGTGGCTCTCCGATGAGTTGATGCAGCGCATCGCCATGGAGAACAACCTTTCCGAGACCGCCTTCTTCGTGCGCAAGGGCGAATACTTCGAGCTGCGCTGGTTCACCCCGGAGCTGGAGATCGACCTCTGCGGCCATGCCACCCTGGCCAGCGCCCACGTGCTCTACGAGTACCTCGACTACACCGATCCGGTGGTGGTCTTCGAGACCCGGAGCGGAAGGCTCTTCGTGGACCGCGAGGGCGACCTCTATTCCATGGATTTCCCGGCCTGGCCCTGTTCCGGCATCCAGGTCACCGAGCGGGTGGCCAAGGCCCTGGGCGCGCGCCCGGCCGAGCTGTACATGGGCAGCCGGGACATGATGGCCGTGTTCGAGTCCGAGGATCAGATCCGGGCTCTCGCCCCGGACTTCCGGCTGGTGGCCCAGCTCGACGGCATGTGCCTCATCTGCACCGCTCCCGGCCTGGACCACGACTTCGTGTCCCGGGTGTTCGTGCCCGAGGTGAACATCCCCGAAGATCCGGTCACCGGCTCGGCCCACTGCACCCTGGTGCCGTACTGGGCCAAGCGGCTCGGCAAGTCGAAGCTCCTTTCCTACCAGGCCTCGGCGCGCGGCGGTTTGCTGCAATGCGAAGACCTCGGCGACCGCGTGAAGATCGCGGGCAAGGCCGTGACCTACATGAAGGGAACCGTCATCCTGTAA
- a CDS encoding phenylpyruvate tautomerase MIF-related protein: MPFIKVETNVRVEDRTACLKKISALAADILGKPESYVMAVLEPEKPLLYGGTDDPAAYVSLGSIGLPESRTPELSAAICGFLNAELAVPENRIYIAFSDIERHLFGWDGRTF, from the coding sequence ATGCCGTTCATCAAGGTCGAAACCAATGTCCGGGTCGAAGACCGGACCGCCTGCTTGAAGAAGATTTCCGCCCTGGCCGCCGACATCCTCGGCAAGCCGGAGTCCTACGTCATGGCCGTGCTGGAGCCGGAGAAACCGCTCCTGTACGGTGGTACGGACGACCCCGCGGCCTACGTCAGCCTGGGCTCCATCGGCCTGCCGGAAAGCCGCACCCCGGAACTCTCCGCCGCCATCTGCGGTTTCCTGAACGCGGAACTGGCCGTCCCGGAGAACCGCATCTACATCGCGTTCAGCGACATCGAACGCCACCTCTTCGGCTGGGACGGACGGACCTTTTAG
- a CDS encoding methyl-accepting chemotaxis protein: MSIKSKLVLVFVSVLTGLVGIFAVNYVGGLYVVKTRELTALANDGAALFLQARRHEKNFLLRKEEQYTARALENAEESARILEEIGRRKPGLAESCRSALELLKRYEDALSRVNRLSVEMGLTMKDGLRWAFIQAARNMEAEFSRAEMSTDFVIKLLQMRRHEKNYIIRGDEQYVGRVDKGVEELRGLLASGYSPEESRGALNGLKGYQDAFHTYVGKEKEIAGLTAGLVEAARSLEPVWARIADSSAAQSRSDEQLIDYIVVGVELTVGVTILLLLLWVLRSINDPLVRLNAYARTVAEGRLDVEPQGRFVAELDELKGVLVNMVANLRAVIGEARAMEEDARNQAEAAGLARDEALAQQERVQALMERMGEAARGADVVSKRLTSVSHDLKGRTEEIAGSSFTQQERMAESAAAMEEMNATVGEVAMNVDDASAMASEASAEASQGILVVQRAEESMSEVAGTVSVLEAGMARLGSDTESIGQVISVINEIADQTNLLALNAAIEAARAGDAGRGFAVVADEVRKLAEKTMVATKEVEERITAIQEATGRNIRDVKETLSHVAAANGEVGNSVTAFRNIQKFSADVASRIEGIAIAARQQSAASEQISGAVLEVSRLASDTAEAVQESATAISGLTAMAESLQAIIGDLNSGEPMAEQPQPA; encoded by the coding sequence ATGAGCATTAAAAGCAAATTGGTTCTGGTATTCGTGTCCGTGCTGACCGGGTTGGTCGGCATCTTTGCGGTCAACTACGTGGGCGGGCTGTATGTGGTGAAGACCAGGGAGCTGACCGCGCTGGCCAACGACGGCGCGGCCCTGTTTCTTCAGGCCAGGCGGCATGAGAAGAACTTCCTGCTGCGCAAGGAAGAGCAATATACGGCCAGGGCGCTCGAAAACGCCGAGGAATCGGCCCGCATCCTGGAGGAAATCGGAAGGAGAAAGCCCGGTCTGGCGGAATCCTGCCGGAGCGCCCTGGAGTTGCTGAAGCGGTATGAGGACGCGCTTTCCAGGGTGAACCGGCTTTCCGTGGAGATGGGGCTGACCATGAAGGACGGGCTGCGCTGGGCGTTCATCCAGGCCGCCCGCAACATGGAGGCCGAGTTCTCGCGGGCCGAAATGAGCACGGATTTCGTCATCAAGCTGCTCCAGATGCGCCGACACGAGAAGAACTACATCATTCGCGGCGACGAGCAGTACGTGGGGCGCGTGGACAAGGGTGTGGAGGAGCTGCGCGGTCTGCTCGCCTCGGGCTATTCACCGGAGGAGAGCCGCGGAGCCCTGAACGGCCTGAAGGGATACCAGGACGCCTTCCACACCTACGTGGGCAAGGAGAAGGAGATCGCCGGGCTGACCGCCGGGCTGGTGGAGGCCGCGCGCTCGCTCGAGCCGGTCTGGGCCAGGATCGCGGACAGCAGCGCGGCCCAGTCGCGCAGCGACGAGCAGCTCATCGACTACATCGTCGTGGGCGTGGAGCTGACCGTGGGCGTGACCATTCTGCTCCTGCTCCTGTGGGTGCTCCGGTCCATCAACGACCCGCTGGTGCGGCTCAACGCCTATGCCCGGACCGTGGCCGAAGGGCGGCTCGACGTGGAGCCGCAGGGACGGTTCGTGGCCGAGCTGGACGAGCTGAAGGGCGTGCTGGTGAACATGGTCGCGAACCTCCGCGCCGTGATCGGCGAGGCCCGCGCCATGGAGGAGGACGCCCGCAACCAGGCCGAGGCCGCAGGCCTTGCGCGCGACGAGGCCCTGGCCCAGCAGGAGCGGGTTCAGGCGCTGATGGAGCGGATGGGCGAGGCGGCGCGCGGTGCGGACGTGGTGTCCAAGCGACTGACCTCGGTGTCCCACGACCTCAAGGGCCGAACCGAGGAGATCGCCGGGAGTTCGTTCACCCAGCAGGAGCGCATGGCCGAGTCGGCGGCCGCCATGGAGGAGATGAACGCCACGGTCGGCGAGGTGGCCATGAACGTGGACGACGCCTCGGCCATGGCCAGCGAGGCGAGCGCCGAGGCCAGCCAGGGCATCCTGGTGGTGCAGCGGGCCGAGGAGTCCATGTCCGAGGTGGCCGGGACCGTGTCGGTGCTGGAGGCGGGCATGGCCCGGCTCGGTTCGGACACCGAATCCATCGGCCAGGTCATCAGCGTCATCAACGAGATCGCGGACCAGACCAACCTGTTGGCCCTGAACGCGGCCATCGAGGCCGCCCGGGCGGGCGACGCGGGCAGGGGGTTTGCCGTGGTCGCGGACGAGGTGCGCAAGCTGGCCGAGAAGACCATGGTCGCCACCAAGGAGGTGGAGGAGCGGATCACCGCCATCCAGGAGGCCACCGGGCGCAACATTCGCGACGTGAAGGAGACCTTGTCCCATGTGGCAGCGGCCAACGGCGAGGTCGGGAATTCGGTCACCGCCTTCAGGAACATCCAGAAGTTTTCGGCGGACGTGGCCTCGCGGATAGAGGGCATCGCCATCGCCGCCCGCCAGCAGTCCGCCGCCTCGGAGCAGATCAGCGGCGCGGTGCTGGAGGTCAGCCGACTGGCCTCGGACACGGCCGAAGCCGTTCAGGAGTCGGCGACCGCCATCTCCGGCCTGACCGCCATGGCCGAGAGCCTGCAGGCGATCATCGGCGACTTGAACAGCGGGGAACCGATGGCGGAGCAGCCGCAGCCCGCGTGA
- a CDS encoding peptidase U32 family protein: MSKKHIPEIMAPAGDKNAYLAAVAAGADAVYVGLKHFSARMQAQNFSISELTQLASLGRDRGTKTYVAMNTLVKPNDAEAAGRLIDRLQRNVKPYALIVQDLAMLTLAKQAGFTGELHLSTLANLSHPAGLAVAKKLGASRVVVPRELNLDEVKLMADACPKDLDLEIFVHGALCHCVSGRCYWSSYLGGKSGLRGRCVQPCRRLYTRGKEQAERLFSCSDLSLDVLTKPLLSMERVTAWKIEGRKKGPHYVYYTVMAYRMLRDNPQDAQAKKTAVDLLDQALGRPTSHSLFLPQRPFQPIQPKEETSSGRLVGEIKRDQKKLYFEPREQLETGDLIRVGYEDQPGHRTIPIRRRVPKRGRMDIPFSKKHVGPPLPTGTKVFLVDRREPELVKRLRELDGELALFPAPETKESTFTPTWPKAAPRKKTRPESISLFRQPPKGRFWDRPAFWLEKSVLGKTPAKTVSQAQWWLPPVIWPDEDKKYRSLLREATRKGAREFVLNAPWQAAFFEDRKGVTLVAGPFCNLSNRLALDVMRSLGCSSAILNPELPLEDLQAVSQNPPLQLGFVIKGMWPFGISRFLADSVPFDESIKSPMNEVAFVRKYGQNNWIYPGWEIDLTKETRTLERMGFKTFVTMLEPWPRNVPRPNRTSEFNWRLKLL, encoded by the coding sequence ATGAGCAAAAAGCATATACCGGAGATTATGGCCCCCGCCGGGGACAAGAACGCCTACCTGGCCGCCGTCGCGGCCGGGGCGGACGCGGTCTACGTGGGACTGAAACACTTTTCGGCCCGCATGCAGGCCCAGAACTTCTCTATCAGCGAGCTGACGCAGCTGGCAAGCCTGGGCCGCGACCGGGGCACCAAGACCTACGTCGCCATGAACACCCTGGTCAAGCCCAATGACGCCGAAGCCGCGGGCAGGCTCATCGACCGGCTGCAACGCAACGTCAAGCCCTACGCCCTGATCGTCCAGGACCTGGCCATGCTGACCCTGGCCAAGCAGGCGGGCTTCACGGGCGAGCTGCACCTCTCCACCCTGGCCAACCTGTCGCACCCCGCCGGCCTGGCCGTGGCCAAGAAGCTCGGCGCCAGCCGCGTGGTCGTGCCCCGCGAGCTGAACCTGGACGAGGTCAAGCTCATGGCCGACGCCTGCCCCAAGGACCTGGACCTGGAAATCTTCGTCCACGGCGCGCTCTGCCACTGCGTCTCCGGGCGCTGCTACTGGTCCAGCTACCTGGGCGGCAAGTCCGGTCTGCGCGGCCGCTGCGTCCAGCCCTGCCGCCGCCTCTACACCCGAGGCAAGGAGCAGGCGGAGCGCCTCTTCTCCTGCTCGGACCTCTCCCTGGACGTGCTGACCAAGCCCCTGCTTTCCATGGAGCGCGTCACCGCCTGGAAGATCGAAGGCCGCAAGAAGGGTCCCCATTACGTCTACTATACGGTCATGGCCTACCGCATGCTGCGCGACAACCCGCAGGACGCCCAGGCCAAGAAGACCGCCGTGGACCTGCTGGACCAGGCCCTGGGCCGCCCCACCAGCCATTCCCTGTTCCTGCCCCAGCGCCCGTTCCAGCCCATCCAGCCCAAGGAGGAAACCAGCTCCGGCAGGCTCGTGGGAGAGATCAAGCGGGACCAGAAAAAACTCTATTTCGAGCCGCGAGAACAGTTGGAGACCGGCGACCTGATCCGGGTGGGGTATGAGGACCAGCCCGGCCACCGGACCATCCCCATCCGCCGCCGCGTGCCCAAGCGCGGGCGCATGGACATCCCCTTTTCCAAGAAGCACGTCGGCCCGCCCCTGCCCACCGGGACCAAGGTCTTTCTCGTGGACCGGCGCGAACCCGAGCTGGTCAAGCGCCTCCGCGAACTGGACGGCGAGCTGGCCCTTTTCCCGGCCCCGGAGACGAAGGAATCGACCTTCACCCCCACCTGGCCCAAGGCCGCCCCGCGAAAAAAGACCCGGCCCGAATCCATCAGCCTGTTCCGCCAGCCGCCCAAGGGCCGTTTCTGGGACCGGCCCGCCTTCTGGCTGGAGAAGTCCGTGCTCGGCAAGACGCCCGCCAAGACCGTCTCCCAGGCCCAATGGTGGCTGCCGCCGGTCATCTGGCCCGACGAGGACAAGAAGTACCGCTCGCTGCTGCGCGAGGCCACCCGCAAGGGCGCGCGCGAGTTCGTGCTCAACGCCCCGTGGCAGGCCGCGTTCTTCGAGGACCGCAAGGGCGTGACCCTGGTCGCCGGACCGTTCTGCAACCTCTCCAACCGGCTCGCCCTGGACGTCATGCGCTCCCTGGGCTGCTCCTCGGCCATCCTCAATCCCGAGCTGCCGCTGGAAGACCTCCAGGCCGTCAGCCAGAACCCGCCGCTCCAGCTCGGCTTCGTCATCAAGGGCATGTGGCCCTTCGGCATCTCCCGGTTCCTGGCCGACTCGGTGCCCTTTGACGAGTCCATCAAATCGCCCATGAACGAGGTCGCCTTTGTGCGCAAGTACGGCCAGAACAACTGGATCTACCCGGGCTGGGAGATCGACCTGACCAAGGAGACCCGGACCCTGGAGCGGATGGGCTTCAAGACCTTCGTGACCATGCTCGAACCCTGGCCCCGGAACGTCCCCCGGCCCAACCGCACCAGCGAGTTCAACTGGCGGCTGAAGCTGCTCTAG
- a CDS encoding dihydroorotate dehydrogenase — MSLRNCRNVKVLEVSPVGQSKTAGGFFELRLENPDWDGWKPGQFVMIRPASWELDMLWARPFSISSGDKASVSLLIQAVGRGTRRIAELRPGDTVAMWGPLGNSFAVEPDTPTLLLAGGIGIAPFRGYVEQHPHPENLALFLAHRLPLDCYPYELLSKTVSSRCMLEAKPSDLNCIIDTMRELIREYADKGGLVLSCGPTPFMRTVQRFAAEFGARAQVSLENRMACGVGACLGCVTKDGEGHHVQVCTRGPVFWADKVEL, encoded by the coding sequence ATGTCGTTGAGGAATTGCCGCAATGTGAAGGTATTGGAAGTCTCCCCGGTAGGTCAATCAAAAACGGCCGGGGGCTTCTTCGAGCTGAGGCTCGAAAATCCGGACTGGGACGGGTGGAAGCCCGGCCAGTTCGTCATGATCCGGCCCGCATCCTGGGAGCTCGACATGCTCTGGGCCAGGCCTTTCTCCATCAGTTCCGGGGACAAGGCGTCCGTGAGCCTGCTCATCCAGGCCGTGGGGCGCGGGACCCGGCGCATTGCCGAGCTCAGGCCCGGCGACACGGTGGCCATGTGGGGGCCGCTCGGCAACTCCTTTGCCGTGGAACCGGACACCCCGACCCTGCTCCTTGCGGGGGGAATCGGCATCGCACCTTTTCGCGGATATGTCGAGCAACATCCGCACCCCGAAAACCTGGCCCTGTTCCTGGCCCATCGGCTGCCGCTCGATTGCTACCCCTATGAACTGCTCTCCAAGACCGTGTCCAGCCGGTGCATGCTGGAGGCAAAACCATCCGATCTTAACTGCATCATCGACACCATGCGCGAGCTGATCCGCGAATACGCGGACAAGGGCGGGCTGGTCCTGTCCTGCGGCCCCACGCCGTTCATGCGCACGGTGCAGCGGTTCGCGGCGGAGTTCGGGGCCAGGGCGCAGGTCTCGCTGGAGAACCGCATGGCCTGCGGCGTGGGCGCGTGCCTGGGGTGCGTGACCAAGGACGGGGAAGGGCATCATGTCCAGGTATGCACGCGCGGCCCGGTGTTCTGGGCCGACAAGGTCGAGCTGTAG
- a CDS encoding dihydroorotate dehydrogenase, which produces MDMQVNFGGLFLKNPVMTASGTFGFGLEFAPYGDLKRLGGIVAKGLSLKPREGNPMPRIAETPCGMLNAIGIQNPGVEHFVTKALPALPWKDVAVVANLYACDAEEFGELAGVLAGEEGVAALEVNVSCPNVKEGGIAFGQDPAQIGRVTEAVKKRAGNKHVMVKLSPNVTDIAVCARAAAEGGADSLSLINTLSGMAVDIRNRKPRIANVIAGLSGPAIKPVALRCVHQAVRAVDIPVVGIGGIASAEDALEFLLVGAQAVQVGTANFLRPDFAFGLADEMAALLETIGAASLDEFRGSLQLPL; this is translated from the coding sequence ATGGATATGCAGGTGAATTTCGGCGGTCTTTTTCTCAAGAACCCGGTCATGACCGCGTCCGGGACCTTCGGCTTCGGCCTGGAGTTCGCGCCCTACGGCGACCTGAAGCGGCTCGGCGGTATCGTGGCCAAGGGGCTTTCGCTCAAGCCGCGCGAAGGCAACCCCATGCCGCGCATCGCCGAAACCCCGTGCGGCATGCTCAACGCAATCGGCATCCAGAACCCGGGCGTGGAGCACTTCGTGACCAAGGCGCTGCCCGCACTGCCGTGGAAGGACGTGGCCGTGGTCGCCAACCTCTACGCCTGCGACGCCGAGGAGTTCGGCGAGCTGGCCGGGGTGCTGGCGGGCGAGGAGGGGGTGGCCGCGCTGGAGGTCAACGTGTCCTGCCCCAACGTCAAGGAGGGCGGTATCGCCTTCGGCCAGGACCCGGCCCAGATCGGCCGCGTCACCGAGGCGGTCAAGAAGCGGGCCGGGAACAAACACGTCATGGTCAAGCTCTCGCCCAACGTGACCGACATCGCGGTCTGCGCCCGCGCCGCGGCGGAGGGCGGGGCGGACTCCCTGTCGCTGATCAACACCCTGTCCGGCATGGCCGTGGACATCCGGAACCGCAAGCCGCGCATCGCCAACGTCATAGCCGGACTGTCCGGCCCGGCCATCAAGCCGGTGGCCCTGCGCTGCGTGCACCAGGCGGTCCGGGCCGTGGACATCCCGGTGGTCGGCATCGGCGGCATCGCCTCGGCCGAGGACGCCCTGGAGTTCCTCCTGGTGGGCGCCCAGGCCGTGCAGGTGGGTACCGCCAACTTCCTGCGGCCGGACTTCGCCTTCGGCCTGGCGGACGAGATGGCGGCCCTGCTCGAAACCATCGGCGCGGCCTCCCTGGACGAGTTTCGCGGCAGCCTGCAACTGCCGCTCTAA
- a CDS encoding site-specific integrase: protein MKDVSRPTRLHRRKGSRNYYFRAKVPVDLQDIYGKREVFFSLKTSDRQEALQRVHMESVRLDQEFAEKRRQRDAEAAEKLSEIEVERITAIWRHGALRADEEARISGLSPIEFESWDEAITFAYAEARESLATGKIHSISRELDELLDEIGMKVAQRSEAYRQLAYALLKAKVETLEALKARHDGRVVKTPPKPALPLHATPAISDKDALTLSQTHERWASEHLAGGGSPKSVRDFGIYVRRFIELHGDMPIAQITKAHVREYKDAMLQLPVRASGPLRKMTVPQQLEYMRENPGIKTLTPRTVNDRALGAISAVLGWAETNDLIEQNPAAKVKVKAVKVKKTVRLPYTVDDLNAICRFPVYTEGERPQAGGGEAAKWLPLMGIFTGARLEELGQLTVDDIREEQGIAYFDMTATGRGKRRKTESSKRRVPIHSKLIEMGFLGYVEQMRKQGHSRLFPALVSQDEKVTAAWSKWWGRYARKHGGFDKLKVFHSFRHAFKDALREGGVQEEVSDALTGHAPTTEGRKYGGNGYPLKRLKEGIEKLCYPGLEIGHLKS from the coding sequence ATGAAAGACGTGTCCAGACCCACCCGTTTACATCGTCGAAAAGGGAGTCGTAACTACTATTTTCGGGCCAAGGTGCCGGTCGATCTCCAGGACATCTACGGCAAGCGAGAGGTGTTCTTCAGCCTCAAGACCAGCGACCGCCAGGAGGCCCTCCAGCGCGTTCACATGGAGTCGGTAAGGCTCGACCAGGAGTTTGCCGAGAAACGCCGTCAGAGGGACGCAGAGGCTGCCGAGAAGCTCTCTGAGATCGAGGTGGAACGCATCACTGCCATATGGCGACACGGTGCCCTTCGTGCTGATGAGGAAGCACGTATCAGCGGCCTTTCCCCCATTGAATTTGAATCGTGGGATGAAGCAATCACCTTTGCCTATGCCGAGGCCAGGGAAAGTCTCGCAACAGGGAAAATCCATTCTATCAGCAGGGAGCTAGACGAACTCCTGGATGAGATCGGCATGAAGGTGGCGCAGAGGAGCGAAGCCTACCGACAGCTTGCCTATGCCCTCCTGAAGGCCAAGGTGGAGACCCTGGAGGCCCTCAAAGCTCGACATGATGGAAGGGTGGTGAAGACCCCGCCCAAGCCCGCGCTACCCCTACATGCTACACCCGCCATAAGCGACAAGGACGCCCTGACCCTATCGCAGACGCACGAAAGGTGGGCCAGTGAGCATCTAGCCGGGGGCGGTTCTCCCAAGTCTGTCAGGGACTTCGGCATATACGTCAGGCGGTTCATTGAACTTCATGGTGACATGCCAATAGCCCAGATCACCAAGGCGCACGTCAGAGAGTACAAGGACGCAATGCTCCAGCTTCCCGTCAGGGCATCCGGTCCTCTGCGGAAAATGACTGTCCCGCAACAGCTTGAGTACATGCGAGAGAATCCTGGCATCAAGACCCTGACCCCCAGGACCGTGAACGATAGGGCGTTAGGGGCAATCAGTGCCGTCTTGGGATGGGCAGAGACAAACGATCTCATAGAGCAGAACCCTGCCGCCAAGGTGAAGGTCAAGGCCGTGAAGGTGAAGAAGACCGTCCGTCTCCCCTACACCGTGGACGACCTCAACGCCATCTGCCGGTTCCCCGTCTACACCGAAGGCGAAAGGCCACAGGCTGGAGGAGGGGAGGCGGCTAAGTGGCTTCCTCTGATGGGAATTTTTACTGGCGCACGACTGGAGGAACTTGGGCAACTCACCGTGGACGACATCCGGGAGGAGCAGGGTATAGCCTACTTCGACATGACGGCGACCGGCAGAGGGAAGCGCAGGAAGACCGAGAGTTCCAAGAGGCGCGTTCCCATCCATTCCAAGCTCATCGAAATGGGCTTCCTCGGCTACGTTGAGCAGATGCGGAAGCAGGGCCATTCAAGGCTGTTCCCCGCCCTGGTCTCCCAGGATGAGAAGGTCACTGCCGCATGGTCCAAGTGGTGGGGAAGGTACGCCAGGAAGCATGGTGGCTTCGACAAGCTCAAGGTGTTCCATAGCTTCCGTCATGCCTTCAAGGATGCGCTCCGGGAAGGTGGGGTACAGGAGGAAGTCAGTGATGCTCTGACGGGCCATGCTCCGACCACCGAGGGCCGCAAGTATGGCGGCAATGGATACCCCCTCAAGCGGCTGAAGGAAGGCATTGAGAAGCTCTGCTATCCGGGCCTGGAGATTGGACACCTGAAGTCGTGA